From Cryobacterium sp. GrIS_2_6:
GGCCAGATCGCCCTCGTGGCCGGATCGATCGTGCTGCTCGCGATTTATCGGTCGATCTGGGCGCGGCAGCCCTCGACTTCCAGTGCCGTTCAGGCCCTCGGGGCGTTGCTCGGCCTCGCCGCGACAATTCTTTGGTGGGGGCGTGTCCCGGTCCCTCACCTCATCCCGGCGATGACGCTCTTCCTTGTCCTGACTATCGCAGGGGAACGCCTCGAACTCGCCCGGATCTCACCAACCGTCGACGAGCGGGCCGAACGGTGGCTGCTCGCGGCGGCCCTGGCCCTGGCATCCGGCGTCGTGCTGGCACTGCTCTGGCCTGTCCTTGGATACCCCGTGCTTGGCCTCGCGCTGCTCGGTCTCGTCTCGTGGCTCCTGCGATATGACGTGGCGACGCGGCTTGTCAGGTCGAAGGGACTGCCGCGTTACATGGCCCTGTGCCTGCTCGCCGGCTACGGCTGGCTGGGTGTCGTCGGCCTAGTCTGGATCCTGTTGGGACCCGGATACGTCGGCCCGGCCTATGACGCCGTGGTGCACTCCGTCTTCCTCGGCTTCGTGATCTCCATGATCATGGCGCATGCCCCGACGATCCCGCCTGCCGTGCTGCGCCGGCCGCTGCCCTATCGTCCTTTGATGTACGGGCCGGTTGTCCTCCTGCACGCTTCACTGCTCGTTCGTGTCGTCGGCGGAGACGCCAGAGGGTTAGATGTTCTGGTGCAGTGGGGCGGCCTCGCGAATATCGTCGCCGTACTGCTCTTCGCGGGGGTCTCCGTCGTCTCCGTGCTCGTGGGCGCGCCTCCGAAACCCGCCAGGCGTCCGTCGAGCACGGCCTCGCCGCGCGGCCGTGCCACGATCTCACTGGGAACGCGCCGATGACCAGGCGGCTGTGGCACATCATCACCGGCATCCTCGTTCCGGCGTGGCTGTTCCTCGCCCTCGTGGTGGTGATCGTGCATCGGTTCCTTCCGGTCGCGCCCTGGCTGATGGTGCACCTGCTGCTGCTCGGTGCCGTCAGCAGCGCGGTCCTGATCTGGAGCCAGCACTTTGCAGACACGCTGCTCCGGCACCCGGCTCCCGGCGGCCGCGTCTCCCTCGGCTGGCGCCTCGCGGCCCACACCGTCGGAGCCATGCTCGTGATCACCGGCATGATCGGCGGCTGGTGGCCCATCGTCCTCTCCGGTGGCATCCTCGTCGGCGCGAACGCGCTTGCGCACGCGACGATCCTTGCCGTGCAGTCCCGCGGCGCGCTGCCGTCCCGGTTCGCGCCACTCGTTCGCTACTACGTCGCGGCCGGAGCGTGCCTCGCCATCGGGGTGACCCTCGGCGTCCTGATGGCGCGCATGGACGACTCGGAGGACAGCTACGCGCGCCTCTTCATCGGGCACATCGGACTCAACCTGCTCGGCTGGGTCGGCCTGACTGTGATCGGGACGGTCGCCCTGCTGTGGCCGACCATCCTGCACGTGCGGGTCGCCGACGGCACCCGCGCGGCGGCGCGGTGGACCCTTCCCCTCTTCCTCGCCGGCCTCGCCGTGCTCGGCCTTGGCTGCCTGCTCGGGGAACGACTCCTCGTGGGCCTCGGCGTGCTCGCCTATCTCGCCGGGCTTGCGAGGGTGCTCGCCGACATTCTGCGCTACGGGAGGGTCGCGCCGGCCGTGACGTTCGCTGGCTGGAGCATCGGCAGCGCCCTCGCCTGGTTCACCCTGTGCACGGCTGGCTTCGGCCTGCTCGTCAGCACCGCCTCCAGCTGGACCGTCGCCGCCGATTGGATCGAACAGCTCATCCTCGCCTTTCTGGTCGGATTTGCCGCGCAGGTCCTGCTCGGCGCGCTGACATATCTGCTGCCGGTCGTTCTCGGCGGCGGCCCGCGCGTCTCGAAGGCGACCAGCCGCGAATTGGAGCGAGGTGCGCTGTTCCGGGTCGTCGTCGTCAATGGCGGTCTCGTGATTTATCTCCTCCCGGTCCCGAGTCTCGTGAAGGTCGCGGTTTCCCTCCTCGTCGTCGCCACTCTGGCCTCGTTCCTGATCCTGATGATCCGGGCGCTCAAGACCAACCGTGTGCTGCGCAGCTCAACGGATGTTGTCGCCCCGGTTTCCGCGCCCATCCCCGGTGCCGGCCCGGTGCACCCGCGGCGCACCGGGTCGGTCGTCGTAGCGGCCGGCGCGCTCCTTCTCGCCATAACGATTGGGGTGGCCATGGAGCCCGCCTCCCTCGGTGTGGCCGGCGGGCTTGCAATCACGTCCGTGCCCACGACCGGTCACACAACGACGATCGACGTGGCCATGGCCGGGATGAGGTTCAGCCCGGACTCCGTATCTGTCCCGGTCGGTGACACGCTCGTGATCAACCTGACCAACGCGGACGACCGGGTGCACAACCTGGTCCTGGACACTGGCGTCACCTCCGGTTCAGTCAGTCCGGGAACGACCGCCGTCGTCAACGCCGGAGTCGTCGGCACAGCCATCAGCGGCTGGTGCTCGATCGCTGGCCACAAGCAGCTTGGAATGGTCTTCGCGATCGTCGTTACGGGGGCGGCGGCCGCGGGGACCGAGCAAGGTGGCATGGACATGAGCGGCGGTACCGGGTCGGGGTCCGGAGCGAGGGCGGCGCCATCCGCTGCGGATGACGTGGATCTGATGAAGAAACCCGCCGCCGACTTTGTCGCTCGCGATGCCAGGCTCACACCAGCATCCGCGGAGACCGTGCACACCCTCACGCTCACGGCGACCAACGTCCAGACGGAGGTCTCGCCGGGCGTGCAGCAGACCCTGTGGACCTACAACGGGACTGCGCCGGGACCGACCCTGCACGGGCGCGTCGGTGACGTCTTCGTGATCACCTTTGTCAACGGCGGAACCATCGACCACTCGATCGACTTCCACGCCGGCAGTCTCGCCCCGGACCGACCGATGCGCACCATCATGCCCGGGGAGAGCCTGACGTACCGGTTCACGGCCTCACGGTCCGGGATCTGGCTCTACCACTGCTCGACAATGCCGATGTCGGCGCACATCGCGAACGGTATGTTCGGGGCCGTGATCATCGATCCGCCGGGTCTTGCCCCCGTTTCGGCGGAGTACGTCCTAGTGCAGTCTGAGTTCTACCTCGGGGCGCAGGGCGCGGAGGTAGACGCGGCGCGGGTCGCAACGCAACAGCCCGATCTGCTCGCCTTCAACGGGTATGCCAACCAGTACGTCGACCGGCCGCTCATCGCCCGGGTTGGCGACAGGGTGCGCGTGTGGGTGCTCGACGCCGGACCCAATGTTGGCAGTTCTTTCCACGTCGTCGGCGGCCAGTTCGACTCGGTCTTCAAGGAGGGCGACTACCTGTTACGCGCTGGCGGCAGTACCGGTACCGGTGGTGCGCAAGTGCTGGATCTCGCCGCTGCGCAGGGAGGATTTGTGGAGCTCAGCTTTCCGGAATCCGGGCACTACTCATTTGTCAGCCATGTGATGTCGGACGCAGAAAAGGGCGCTCGTGGCATCTTCGACGTGACCCCGTGACGGTGGCCTGAAACCCCCGGGAATCAGCCCCATACGGCGTGTCGCGGCTCAGGGCGAAAAGGATTCGCAGGTGTTTTCCGAGCGCCAAGTATCAATTTTTGGGCGAACTGTCAGGTATTTCTCTCGCTACTACGATGCGCAGGAATGAGCACGCCGAATTAAAATGATTTCCACCCGTTTAAATGAATGATAGTTTTTCCCCACCTCGCGTGACCCATTCGGGGGAAGAAGCGCGGTCGCTGTGTTCTGGCACCGATCGACCTTGAACCAGGCAACAGCGAGAGGGGCCGTCTTGGTCCAACTGAAATCCAGCGCCCGAAGAATTCGCTCCGAGCTCATGGTGTCCAAAGGCTGGTTGCAGGGCGTCGCCCTCGTAATGATCTTTGGATTCGCCGTCATGGGATTCCTCGCCATGATGACCTACACCGATTCCATGCCCCAGCCCAAGCAGGTCATCGACAAGCAGGGCGCGGTCGTCTTTACGGGAGCGGAGATCACCGCCGGACAGCAGATTTTCGTGCAGCGCGGTCTG
This genomic window contains:
- a CDS encoding multicopper oxidase domain-containing protein, producing MTRRLWHIITGILVPAWLFLALVVVIVHRFLPVAPWLMVHLLLLGAVSSAVLIWSQHFADTLLRHPAPGGRVSLGWRLAAHTVGAMLVITGMIGGWWPIVLSGGILVGANALAHATILAVQSRGALPSRFAPLVRYYVAAGACLAIGVTLGVLMARMDDSEDSYARLFIGHIGLNLLGWVGLTVIGTVALLWPTILHVRVADGTRAAARWTLPLFLAGLAVLGLGCLLGERLLVGLGVLAYLAGLARVLADILRYGRVAPAVTFAGWSIGSALAWFTLCTAGFGLLVSTASSWTVAADWIEQLILAFLVGFAAQVLLGALTYLLPVVLGGGPRVSKATSRELERGALFRVVVVNGGLVIYLLPVPSLVKVAVSLLVVATLASFLILMIRALKTNRVLRSSTDVVAPVSAPIPGAGPVHPRRTGSVVVAAGALLLAITIGVAMEPASLGVAGGLAITSVPTTGHTTTIDVAMAGMRFSPDSVSVPVGDTLVINLTNADDRVHNLVLDTGVTSGSVSPGTTAVVNAGVVGTAISGWCSIAGHKQLGMVFAIVVTGAAAAGTEQGGMDMSGGTGSGSGARAAPSAADDVDLMKKPAADFVARDARLTPASAETVHTLTLTATNVQTEVSPGVQQTLWTYNGTAPGPTLHGRVGDVFVITFVNGGTIDHSIDFHAGSLAPDRPMRTIMPGESLTYRFTASRSGIWLYHCSTMPMSAHIANGMFGAVIIDPPGLAPVSAEYVLVQSEFYLGAQGAEVDAARVATQQPDLLAFNGYANQYVDRPLIARVGDRVRVWVLDAGPNVGSSFHVVGGQFDSVFKEGDYLLRAGGSTGTGGAQVLDLAAAQGGFVELSFPESGHYSFVSHVMSDAEKGARGIFDVTP